The Desulfovibrionales bacterium genome includes a window with the following:
- a CDS encoding RidA family protein, with protein sequence MKKIITTKEAPEAIGPYSQAVMAGGQLFISGQIALDPVTGEMVNVDIAAETGQILKNLGAILRAAGMGYADVVQATVYLRDLDDFAAMNAVYSEFFKDDPPARATVEVSGLPKDARVEMAFIAVKTE encoded by the coding sequence ATGAAAAAGATCATTACTACAAAAGAGGCCCCGGAGGCCATAGGGCCATATAGTCAGGCGGTCATGGCCGGCGGCCAGTTATTCATCTCCGGACAGATCGCCCTTGACCCGGTCACCGGAGAGATGGTCAATGTAGATATAGCCGCCGAGACCGGACAGATTCTGAAAAACCTTGGGGCGATATTAAGGGCGGCAGGTATGGGCTATGCGGATGTGGTTCAGGCTACTGTCTATCTGAGAGATTTGGATGACTTTGCCGCCATGAATGCCGTCTATAGTGAATTCTTTAAAGACGATCCGCCGGCCAGGGCCACAGTGGAGGTTTCCGGGTTGCCTAAAGACGCGCGGGTAGAGATGGCCTTTATTGCGGTAAAAACTGAGTAG
- a CDS encoding DUF3786 domain-containing protein, with amino-acid sequence MPFEEAYQESISLARKTLAVMEPEPISIRTGGRWEGNARGEGLLHLTFWAGECAIRFPEVEIEVITGPKALKPTEQIVILHYLIHARGVPITENWITFRQIPSGMFYYEPFVKRCIKPFTGFFGRHPEILRKFSKGLPTLSSIGLGDISLVCRPLPNIPLAFVLWQGDDEFPAEGNILFDETIPSFLPTEDIVVLAGILTYGLLARGRKLLESKQDIGRR; translated from the coding sequence ATGCCTTTTGAAGAGGCTTACCAGGAATCGATCTCGTTAGCCAGGAAAACATTGGCCGTGATGGAGCCGGAACCAATCTCCATAAGAACCGGCGGCAGATGGGAAGGAAACGCCCGGGGCGAAGGGCTCCTCCATCTCACTTTCTGGGCTGGAGAGTGCGCCATCCGCTTCCCGGAAGTGGAAATCGAGGTTATCACCGGTCCAAAAGCGCTAAAACCAACGGAACAAATCGTTATCCTCCATTACCTGATACACGCCCGGGGAGTCCCGATCACGGAAAACTGGATAACCTTCCGGCAGATCCCATCGGGCATGTTTTACTACGAACCTTTCGTCAAGAGGTGTATTAAGCCTTTCACCGGTTTCTTTGGCCGTCACCCGGAGATATTGCGGAAATTTTCCAAGGGGCTGCCAACCCTGTCCTCTATTGGGCTGGGCGACATCTCGCTCGTATGTCGTCCGCTCCCCAATATACCCCTGGCCTTTGTACTCTGGCAGGGGGATGACGAATTTCCGGCAGAAGGAAACATCCTCTTTGATGAAACGATCCCTTCCTTCCTCCCTACGGAAGACATAGTGGTGCTTGCCGGTATCCTTACCTATGGTCTTCTCGCCCGGGGGAGGAAACTTCTCGAATCAAAGCAGGACATTGGACGCAGATGA
- the miaA gene encoding tRNA (adenosine(37)-N6)-dimethylallyltransferase MiaA, with protein MNWKKASSVNKKLTLIIIAGPTGVGKTGLSIALARKFGGEIINADSMQIYKLMDIGTAKPSPEERKLAPHHLLDIVYPDEVYNAARYCQDAKEAIRDIYGREKCAFVVGGTGLYIKALTRGLFYLPAADEAIRRTLRNEMEKNGPDRLYAELKEADPEAAEKIHSHDKVRVLRAIEVFRLTGKPISVYQSEHEFSDSKYDTLKIGLELERDKLYERIEIRAHEMLEAGLIDEVRGLLAAGYAKDLKPMQSLGYRHVIRYLENEGNPPSPPFTKGGDTLSPPLKKGDTGGFLGEYTFDEMLRTMIRDTRRYAKRQLTWFRGDPEIRWYAPSDVSGISRQVRLFLQKS; from the coding sequence ATGAATTGGAAAAAGGCTTCAAGCGTAAATAAAAAACTGACGCTGATTATCATTGCCGGGCCAACGGGAGTTGGAAAGACCGGCCTGTCCATTGCGCTGGCCCGGAAGTTCGGCGGTGAGATCATAAATGCCGATTCCATGCAGATTTATAAGCTGATGGACATCGGCACGGCCAAGCCTTCACCAGAGGAAAGAAAACTGGCGCCGCACCATCTCCTGGATATCGTCTATCCGGATGAGGTGTATAATGCCGCCCGCTACTGTCAGGATGCGAAAGAGGCTATCCGGGATATATACGGGCGGGAGAAATGCGCCTTCGTGGTCGGAGGAACCGGTCTTTATATCAAGGCCTTGACGCGCGGTCTTTTTTATCTTCCGGCTGCAGACGAGGCCATACGCCGGACGTTACGTAACGAAATGGAAAAAAATGGCCCGGACCGCCTCTATGCGGAATTGAAAGAGGCGGATCCGGAGGCCGCTGAGAAAATCCACAGCCATGATAAGGTGCGCGTCTTGCGGGCCATCGAGGTATTCCGCCTGACCGGCAAACCTATTTCAGTTTATCAATCCGAGCATGAGTTTAGCGACAGCAAATATGACACGTTAAAAATAGGACTTGAACTCGAGCGTGATAAGCTTTATGAAAGGATCGAGATTCGCGCACATGAGATGTTGGAGGCGGGCCTGATTGATGAGGTCAGGGGACTTCTTGCGGCCGGTTACGCTAAAGACCTCAAACCCATGCAGTCTCTCGGCTATCGGCACGTCATCCGGTATCTCGAAAATGAAGGCAATCCCCCCTCACCCCCCTTTACTAAAGGGGGGGATACGTTAAGTCCCCCTTTGAAAAAGGGGGATACAGGGGGATTTTTAGGTGAATATACCTTTGATGAGATGCTGCGCACCATGATCCGGGACACCAGGCGTTATGCCAAGAGACAGTTGACGTGGTTCAGGGGCGACCCGGAGATAAGGTGGTATGCGCCGTCGGATGTATCCGGCATCTCCCGGCAGGTAAGGTTGTTTTTGCAGAAATCGTAA
- the mutL gene encoding DNA mismatch repair endonuclease MutL, with translation MAKIKILYESLANQIAAGEVIERPASVVKELIENALDARAKRIEVEVTGGGQQLIRVIDNGEGMDREDILLSLERHATSKIATDTDLFHINTLGFRGEALPSIASVSRMALISRRRGDLSGHRVTIHYGRIKEVLETGCPEGTVVEVRDLFGNLPARRKFLKSYDTETGHIQDVVEHIALAACAVQFIFSNDGRGVFTTSSGERLEDRLQAIFHLDHSSKLIPVSNARGEIALSGYIAGPEINRASLRSLCIFINGRFVRDRIIQHAVLEAYGSFLMKGRYPVGALYVTLPPAGVDVNVHPTKHEVRFKEPKLIHQIVSEGIRAAILSRQKIGGPGPAETHRSWEPYREPDKSACGVAVHQTQGLFSEEPLKAGASVQEKAAPYTGSLPLTQPSPSDLRLIGQLAASYLLCQSEEGLIIIDQHAAHERILFESFKDRLRKGGIDSQQLLFPVTLELARSEREALSGHLADFAALGMEIAPFGGETFVIRAAPAILANRDIKGLVESALAIMATAGGSFLDERLLNDILALMACHAAIKAGQPLTVEEMESLLQQLNSCPISSNCPHGRPIQQLYTYYELEKGFKRK, from the coding sequence TTGGCTAAGATAAAGATACTCTATGAATCCCTTGCCAATCAGATTGCGGCCGGAGAGGTCATCGAACGCCCGGCCTCGGTGGTGAAAGAACTCATCGAAAACGCCCTGGATGCCCGGGCAAAGCGCATAGAGGTGGAGGTAACAGGCGGCGGACAGCAGCTTATCCGGGTCATAGATAATGGCGAGGGGATGGATCGCGAGGACATCCTCCTTTCCCTGGAACGCCACGCCACCAGCAAGATTGCGACTGATACGGACCTGTTCCACATTAATACCCTGGGATTCAGGGGAGAGGCCCTGCCCAGCATCGCCTCCGTCTCCAGGATGGCCTTGATATCCCGCCGCCGCGGGGATCTATCCGGGCATCGGGTTACCATCCATTATGGCCGCATAAAAGAAGTCCTGGAAACGGGCTGCCCGGAAGGGACAGTAGTTGAAGTAAGGGATCTCTTCGGCAACCTGCCGGCCCGCCGGAAGTTCCTTAAGTCATACGACACGGAGACCGGACATATCCAGGACGTCGTCGAGCATATAGCGCTTGCCGCCTGCGCCGTGCAATTTATCTTCTCTAATGATGGGCGCGGGGTGTTCACCACCTCATCCGGCGAAAGGCTCGAAGATCGCCTGCAGGCCATATTTCATCTTGACCACAGCAGTAAACTGATCCCGGTGTCAAATGCCCGCGGAGAGATAGCCCTCTCCGGTTATATAGCCGGGCCGGAGATAAACCGGGCCTCTTTACGGTCCCTCTGCATCTTTATCAACGGGCGTTTTGTACGTGACCGGATCATCCAGCATGCCGTCCTCGAGGCCTACGGAAGCTTCCTTATGAAGGGACGCTATCCGGTCGGAGCCCTCTACGTAACGCTTCCTCCAGCCGGGGTGGATGTAAACGTGCACCCGACCAAACATGAGGTTCGTTTCAAGGAACCCAAATTGATACATCAGATAGTCAGTGAAGGCATCCGCGCGGCCATTCTCTCCCGGCAAAAAATCGGCGGGCCGGGACCGGCCGAGACGCACCGCTCATGGGAGCCATATAGAGAACCTGATAAATCTGCCTGCGGCGTGGCTGTCCATCAGACACAGGGTCTCTTCTCTGAAGAACCGCTAAAGGCCGGGGCCAGCGTGCAGGAAAAAGCGGCTCCATACACCGGCTCTCTCCCGTTGACCCAACCCTCACCTTCTGATTTGCGACTTATCGGCCAGTTGGCCGCAAGCTACCTCCTTTGCCAGTCGGAAGAAGGGCTGATTATCATCGACCAGCATGCCGCTCACGAACGCATCCTTTTTGAGAGTTTCAAAGACAGACTCCGGAAGGGTGGAATTGATAGCCAGCAACTCCTCTTTCCTGTAACCCTTGAACTGGCCCGATCCGAAAGAGAGGCCTTATCCGGGCATCTCGCGGATTTTGCCGCATTGGGGATGGAGATAGCCCCGTTTGGCGGAGAAACCTTTGTCATCCGGGCTGCGCCCGCCATACTCGCCAACCGGGATATAAAGGGATTGGTGGAATCGGCCCTGGCTATCATGGCCACTGCCGGAGGCTCGTTTCTGGACGAAAGACTCCTTAATGATATTCTGGCCCTCATGGCCTGCCACGCCGCCATAAAAGCCGGACAACCGCTGACGGTCGAGGAGATGGAGAGCCTTTTGCAGCAGCTTAACTCCTGTCCCATTTCTTCAAACTGCCCGCATGGCCGGCCCATCCAACAGCTCTACACGTACTATGAATTGGAAAAAGGCTTCAAGCGTAAATAA
- a CDS encoding M23 family metallopeptidase — MPKSRFSIAVFGLLIFFLILAVAALKFEFFKPEVRIAPDVRRVGMEKTITITAKDRLSGLREIEVTLLQGGKKVEMARQSFPKGGLLLRGNVKGHSMPVTLRPLGAGLVNGEALLRVSVRDYSWWGWFSGNRRIIDKKVSIDSRPPDVYALSAAHNINLGGSGLVVYQTEDDVPVSGVYVGPKFYRGYPKPEGPKGVYVAYFALPWDAPVADAPGRANVPLYLAARDEAGNTARVPFTYRIKTRRFRADKIALSPAFLQTKMPELMQHYPDLKGSYEEVFVQVNHKIRVENDRKVAEICSRSEAGPLWTGAFLRMQNAAPMGLFADQRIYTYNGQEIDHAVHLGIDLASNERAPIQAANTGKIIFTGYLGIYGNTVIMDHGQGIFSLYAHLSSINVAPGQMVEKGMVLGCSGSTGLAGGDHLHFSMLVGGTFVNPVEWWDEHWIQDNVLLKLSN; from the coding sequence ATGCCTAAATCCCGCTTTTCCATCGCTGTATTTGGACTACTAATATTCTTTTTAATACTTGCAGTAGCTGCATTAAAATTCGAATTTTTTAAGCCGGAGGTGCGCATTGCGCCTGATGTCAGGCGCGTAGGCATGGAAAAGACTATAACCATTACCGCTAAAGACAGGCTGAGCGGACTCAGGGAAATAGAAGTAACCCTTCTCCAAGGGGGTAAAAAGGTAGAAATGGCAAGGCAGTCTTTTCCCAAAGGAGGCCTGCTTTTGAGAGGGAACGTAAAAGGCCACTCTATGCCTGTAACGCTTCGCCCCCTTGGCGCGGGGCTGGTTAATGGTGAGGCCCTTCTCCGGGTATCGGTCCGGGATTATTCATGGTGGGGATGGTTTTCAGGCAACAGGCGCATCATAGATAAAAAAGTCTCCATTGACAGCAGGCCGCCTGACGTTTATGCCCTGAGCGCCGCTCATAATATCAATCTGGGGGGCAGCGGGCTTGTAGTCTATCAGACAGAGGATGATGTTCCGGTGAGCGGTGTCTATGTGGGCCCGAAATTCTATCGCGGGTATCCAAAGCCGGAAGGCCCTAAAGGTGTTTATGTGGCCTATTTCGCCCTGCCGTGGGACGCTCCAGTCGCAGATGCGCCAGGGCGTGCCAATGTTCCCCTATACCTTGCCGCTCGCGACGAGGCCGGCAATACGGCACGGGTGCCCTTTACGTATCGTATAAAAACCCGCCGGTTCAGGGCAGATAAAATCGCTCTCTCTCCGGCCTTTCTGCAGACCAAGATGCCGGAGCTTATGCAACATTATCCAGACCTCAAAGGGAGCTATGAAGAGGTCTTTGTGCAGGTTAACCACAAAATCAGGGTTGAAAATGACCGCAAAGTGGCGGAGATCTGTTCCCGTTCTGAGGCCGGGCCGCTCTGGACCGGGGCATTTCTGCGTATGCAAAACGCAGCGCCCATGGGCCTCTTTGCCGATCAGCGTATCTACACCTACAACGGGCAGGAAATAGACCATGCTGTCCATCTGGGTATTGATTTGGCCTCAAACGAACGGGCGCCCATCCAGGCCGCCAATACCGGCAAGATTATCTTTACCGGATACCTCGGTATTTACGGGAATACCGTTATCATGGACCACGGGCAGGGGATCTTCAGCCTGTATGCCCACTTAAGCAGCATCAATGTCGCTCCCGGGCAGATGGTAGAAAAGGGGATGGTGTTGGGCTGTTCAGGATCTACCGGTCTGGCCGGCGGCGACCACCTCCACTTTTCCATGCTGGTAGGCGGAACATTTGTCAATCCGGTCGAGTGGTGGGATGAGCACTGGATCCAGGATAATGTCCTTTTAAAATTATCCAACTGA
- a CDS encoding choice-of-anchor L domain-containing protein: MKKLLMFLCVVSLVALWAPAFALTVTPLDSAGNLAQSLVGPGVTISNVTYTGANAASGYFTGGLAAGIGIQSGIVLTSGYASNLNGTSNTSDAITGNNGLAGAAMLNALIPGYSTYDATILGFDFVSAGNSAYFNYVFGSDEYNEWVASSYNDVFGFFFNGTAVSDNVALIPGTTTAVAINNVNNGSNSLYYNDNDPGDLSPIPFAFEYDGFTDVFTASILGLTAGNTYHLTLAIADAGDSVLDSGVFLQAKSFSQNPVNPDVPEPATMVLLGSGLVSLAGFGRKKLFKKG; encoded by the coding sequence ATGAAAAAGCTCTTGATGTTTTTGTGCGTCGTGTCCCTCGTAGCGCTTTGGGCTCCGGCATTTGCTTTGACGGTAACGCCGCTGGACAGCGCCGGTAATTTAGCCCAAAGTCTTGTGGGGCCGGGGGTCACAATATCGAATGTTACTTATACGGGAGCAAACGCTGCATCGGGATATTTTACGGGTGGCCTTGCCGCTGGAATTGGCATCCAAAGCGGTATTGTTTTGACCTCTGGGTACGCTTCCAATCTGAATGGCACATCTAATACTTCAGACGCTATAACGGGTAATAATGGTTTAGCGGGTGCCGCCATGCTTAATGCTTTGATCCCTGGGTATAGCACATATGATGCCACCATTCTGGGGTTTGACTTCGTAAGTGCCGGGAACTCAGCTTATTTCAATTATGTCTTTGGTTCTGACGAGTATAATGAATGGGTTGCTTCAAGTTATAATGACGTGTTTGGTTTCTTTTTCAACGGAACGGCTGTTTCAGACAATGTAGCGCTCATTCCAGGGACAACGACAGCAGTTGCCATCAACAATGTGAACAATGGATCCAACTCTCTCTATTATAACGATAATGATCCTGGTGACCTATCTCCGATTCCATTTGCTTTTGAATATGACGGGTTCACCGACGTGTTTACCGCCAGCATACTAGGGCTGACTGCTGGGAATACATATCATCTGACATTGGCCATAGCCGATGCCGGTGATAGCGTTTTGGATTCCGGCGTTTTCTTACAGGCAAAAAGTTTTTCTCAAAATCCTGTGAATCCAGATGTCCCGGAGCCCGCGACCATGGTGTTGCTTGGTTCCGGTCTGGTTAGTCTGGCCGGGTTTGGACGGAAGAAGCTTTTCAAGAAAGGCTAA
- a CDS encoding PEP-CTERM sorting domain-containing protein, whose product MKKIILLIGFAVMLVFVSVAHAAPVVDIIQAPTGYFVPTDAQKYDYPYYRWYGEDWGWTHNAISGSITSATLNISAFDVDYSSGELDEIFAWDSGAWSSLGFLTGVDDDWSYATFTLGSSFFDDIGAGLQVFMKIDTADEGWAVTLAKSVLSVDGGTLPNPDPNPVPEPCTMILFGTGIAGAAGLLRKRSKKS is encoded by the coding sequence ATGAAAAAGATAATATTATTAATCGGTTTTGCAGTAATGTTGGTATTTGTAAGTGTCGCCCATGCGGCTCCTGTCGTAGATATTATCCAGGCTCCTACTGGATATTTTGTGCCTACAGATGCGCAAAAGTATGATTATCCGTATTATCGCTGGTATGGCGAAGATTGGGGTTGGACACACAACGCCATTAGCGGGTCCATTACATCTGCGACTTTGAACATTAGTGCATTTGATGTGGATTATTCATCGGGTGAGCTGGATGAGATTTTCGCTTGGGACAGTGGTGCGTGGAGTTCACTCGGGTTTTTGACTGGTGTAGATGATGATTGGTCTTATGCGACATTTACATTGGGGTCGAGTTTCTTCGATGATATTGGTGCTGGTCTTCAAGTTTTTATGAAAATAGATACCGCTGATGAGGGATGGGCTGTTACGCTTGCCAAATCAGTTCTTTCAGTCGATGGAGGTACGTTACCCAATCCCGATCCCAATCCTGTCCCCGAACCCTGTACCATGATTCTCTTCGGTACTGGTATAGCGGGAGCTGCGGGCTTACTGAGAAAGAGGAGTAAGAAAAGTTAA
- a CDS encoding DNA polymerase IV, producing the protein MPRTILHMDMDAFFAAVEQADNPALKGKPVIVGGAKRGVVSTASYEARKYGVRSAMPIFEAKRRCPQGIFLPVRMERYQEISQKVMAVLEAVSPLVEQVSIDEAFVDLTGTERLHGDATQAARKIKERIYAEACLTCSTGIAPNKFLAKIASDLQKPDGLTIVPEEVQSFLKDLSVGKLPGIGPKSEEALRGLGIRIVSDILSFPPGVLERKFGKYGLRLVELAQGIDDSPVIPCIPAIGRPWPAKSMGSEDTLPEDTTDINILKKQLLSQAEEVGERLRRHGLKGSTITLKLKHSDFTLVTRSHSLKEATCATKILYDTAVMLLERYNLKTPVRLIGLAVSNFGGGQQYSLLPGLEKEMEKLERVDYAIDRIREKLGPGIIKRGRSLT; encoded by the coding sequence ATGCCCCGCACTATCCTGCACATGGATATGGATGCCTTTTTTGCCGCAGTGGAGCAGGCCGATAATCCCGCGCTTAAGGGCAAACCGGTTATCGTGGGCGGCGCAAAACGAGGCGTCGTCTCTACCGCCTCTTACGAGGCCCGGAAATACGGTGTGCGGTCGGCCATGCCTATCTTCGAGGCCAAAAGGCGGTGCCCGCAGGGTATCTTCTTACCGGTCAGGATGGAAAGATACCAGGAGATATCACAAAAAGTGATGGCTGTACTGGAGGCCGTATCGCCGCTGGTCGAGCAGGTATCCATAGACGAGGCCTTTGTCGATCTCACCGGCACGGAAAGGCTGCATGGGGACGCTACGCAGGCCGCTCGTAAAATTAAAGAGAGAATATACGCCGAGGCATGCCTGACCTGCTCTACTGGTATTGCCCCCAATAAGTTTCTGGCCAAGATAGCCTCTGACCTGCAAAAGCCTGACGGGCTGACGATCGTACCGGAAGAGGTGCAGAGTTTTTTGAAAGACCTGTCGGTCGGCAAACTGCCCGGCATCGGCCCTAAATCTGAAGAGGCGCTCCGAGGGCTGGGAATCCGCATTGTTTCTGATATTCTGAGCTTCCCGCCCGGGGTATTGGAAAGAAAATTCGGCAAATATGGCCTGCGCCTGGTGGAATTGGCCCAGGGAATCGACGATTCACCGGTTATCCCTTGCATCCCGGCCATAGGTCGGCCCTGGCCGGCCAAATCCATGGGCAGCGAAGATACCCTCCCCGAGGACACAACCGATATTAATATCCTTAAGAAGCAGCTCCTGTCCCAGGCAGAAGAGGTGGGGGAACGGCTGCGCAGGCATGGTCTAAAAGGAAGTACCATAACCTTAAAGCTGAAACACAGCGACTTTACCCTGGTGACCAGAAGCCACAGCCTTAAAGAGGCCACGTGTGCGACTAAAATCCTCTATGACACCGCCGTAATGCTTCTCGAACGGTATAATTTGAAGACGCCCGTGCGGTTGATTGGGCTGGCCGTCTCCAATTTTGGCGGAGGGCAGCAATATTCTCTCCTCCCCGGCCTGGAAAAAGAGATGGAGAAACTGGAACGAGTCGATTATGCAATTGACCGGATTCGGGAAAAACTGGGGCCGGGGATCATAAAACGGGGACGGAGCCTGACCTGA
- the der gene encoding ribosome biogenesis GTPase Der gives MPFLVAIVGRPNTGKSTFFNRLTHSRRAIVDSTPGVTRDRNYGDVTWEGKRFVLVDTGGFEPAGGDKLVSRMQEQTTLAMEEADAVIFLMDGREELTATDYEAIDRLRKIEKPVFYVANKIDSLEKEDLLLDFYQLGVNHIYGVSAEHGYGIRDFLDELVAHIPAEDAAEAGPEVIRMAILGRPNVGKSSLVNRLLGEERMLVTEIAGTTRDSVDTILERSGTKYRLIDTAGIRKKGRISHRLEKYSILKALKSLAECDVAIVLVDAAEGITEQDTHILGYVSDNHKGCIIAINKWDLVKDDEKRKKKLMEDITVAVPFMAYAPVLKISAVSGYRVNSILKSVDKVYEQYTARISTGKVNQALKEILAHHEPPLRNGRRVKLYYMTQTGIKPPTFVVFSNYPESIHFSYERYLINQLREKFAFDRCPLRLILRRREKSERPGGKKKT, from the coding sequence ATGCCTTTTCTAGTAGCTATTGTAGGACGGCCAAACACCGGTAAATCAACCTTTTTTAACCGCCTGACGCACAGCCGGAGGGCTATCGTTGACTCCACACCCGGCGTGACGCGGGATCGAAACTATGGCGACGTTACCTGGGAAGGAAAACGGTTTGTCCTGGTTGACACGGGCGGATTCGAACCGGCCGGCGGCGACAAACTGGTCTCAAGGATGCAGGAGCAGACCACTCTGGCCATGGAAGAGGCGGACGCTGTCATCTTTCTCATGGACGGACGAGAGGAGCTTACGGCTACCGATTATGAAGCCATCGATCGCCTGCGGAAGATAGAAAAACCGGTATTCTACGTGGCAAATAAGATAGATAGCCTGGAAAAGGAAGACCTCCTCTTAGATTTTTACCAGCTCGGAGTGAATCATATTTATGGGGTTTCGGCTGAGCATGGTTATGGCATCAGGGATTTTTTGGATGAGCTTGTTGCTCACATTCCCGCGGAGGACGCTGCGGAGGCCGGGCCGGAAGTTATACGGATGGCCATACTGGGACGGCCGAACGTCGGCAAATCTTCGCTAGTTAACAGGTTACTGGGCGAAGAGAGAATGCTGGTGACCGAGATAGCCGGCACCACACGTGATTCCGTGGACACTATCCTGGAAAGGAGCGGGACAAAATACCGCCTGATCGATACCGCCGGAATAAGGAAGAAGGGGCGCATCAGCCATCGTCTGGAAAAGTACAGCATCCTAAAGGCATTAAAGAGCCTGGCGGAGTGCGACGTGGCCATTGTACTTGTTGACGCCGCAGAAGGGATTACCGAGCAGGATACCCACATCCTCGGCTATGTCTCGGATAACCACAAGGGCTGTATTATAGCAATTAATAAGTGGGATTTGGTGAAGGATGATGAGAAGCGCAAGAAAAAGCTCATGGAGGATATTACCGTGGCCGTGCCTTTTATGGCCTATGCCCCGGTGTTGAAAATCTCTGCCGTGAGCGGTTATCGGGTTAACAGTATATTAAAGTCTGTGGACAAGGTATATGAACAATACACGGCCCGCATCTCCACCGGTAAGGTTAACCAGGCCCTCAAGGAAATCCTCGCTCATCACGAACCGCCTCTCCGAAACGGGCGCCGCGTCAAGTTATACTATATGACCCAGACCGGGATAAAGCCGCCTACCTTTGTGGTCTTCAGCAATTACCCGGAGTCCATCCATTTTTCTTATGAACGCTACCTTATCAATCAACTACGCGAGAAGTTCGCCTTTGACCGGTGTCCGCTCCGGCTTATCTTACGGCGCCGCGAAAAAAGCGAACGTCCCGGGGGCAAAAAGAAGACATAG
- a CDS encoding phosphotransferase, whose product MLQDIIKPYFSLITDGGVTPDLIMLTGDGSSRPFYRISGSKGSLIVVLPESKDPLHLKESEAYHYIGRHLAAKGIPTPVIYGYDRATGAIIMEDLGDRHLERAVREENNTGATERWYLEAVDILVNMQIRGAEGFDTRYCFDTPVYDRRLMLERESGYFLQAFLQGYLGLEITRDELAPDFERLADLAGEQSPTLFLHRDFQSRNLMVCKGRLRLIDFQGGRLGPPAYDLASLLFDPYVDPPDDMKEALFETYLRRLRRQRRINEEDFRHHFWYIALQRALQVLGAFGFLTRVKEKPFFEPYIPVAVKNLKNILDREIFVSFQKLRRVVSHI is encoded by the coding sequence GTGTTACAGGATATTATAAAACCTTATTTTTCTCTGATTACGGATGGAGGGGTAACGCCGGACCTTATAATGCTCACCGGCGACGGTTCGAGCCGCCCTTTTTATCGTATCTCCGGGTCTAAAGGATCGCTCATAGTTGTCCTGCCTGAGAGTAAAGACCCCCTGCACCTTAAGGAAAGTGAGGCATATCATTACATAGGCCGGCATCTGGCCGCAAAGGGTATCCCCACACCGGTTATCTACGGTTATGACCGGGCCACCGGGGCCATCATCATGGAAGACCTGGGGGATAGGCATCTTGAGCGAGCCGTCAGGGAAGAAAATAATACCGGGGCGACGGAAAGGTGGTATCTGGAGGCCGTGGATATCCTGGTGAACATGCAGATAAGAGGGGCCGAGGGGTTTGATACCCGGTATTGTTTTGATACGCCTGTTTATGACCGGAGGCTTATGTTGGAACGGGAGTCCGGCTATTTCCTGCAGGCCTTCTTACAAGGCTACCTGGGGCTGGAGATCACACGGGATGAACTGGCCCCGGATTTTGAAAGGCTGGCTGACCTGGCCGGTGAACAATCCCCTACCCTCTTTCTGCATCGTGATTTCCAGTCAAGGAATCTCATGGTCTGTAAGGGGAGGCTGCGGTTAATAGACTTCCAGGGCGGACGCCTCGGCCCCCCGGCCTATGACCTGGCCTCTCTTCTCTTCGATCCCTACGTTGACCCGCCGGATGATATGAAAGAGGCATTGTTCGAGACCTATCTTCGCAGGCTGCGGAGGCAGCGCCGGATTAATGAAGAAGACTTCCGGCATCATTTCTGGTATATAGCCCTGCAACGAGCCCTACAGGTGCTGGGGGCCTTTGGTTTTCTGACCCGGGTAAAGGAAAAGCCTTTTTTCGAGCCGTATATCCCGGTGGCTGTAAAGAACTTGAAAAATATCCTGGACCGGGAGATATTTGTTTCTTTCCAGAAACTACGCCGGGTAGTGAGTCATATCTGA